CTTCACTGACCGCTTCCCGTCCTGGCGTTTTAAAATCAAAGCGACGGATTAAGAAGTCGAAAAGGAAGAAATAAATGACAAACATAGCTAGACCTAGAACAAGGATCATCCATTGGTTATTAGCCATAGGCATCCGCCAAGACAAGACCATATCAATCAAACCTGCTGAGAAGGAAAAGCCTAGGGTTGCATGTAAGGCTGAGCAAATAAAAAGGGACAAGCCGGTTAAACAAGCGTGGACAGCATAGAGGGCTGGAGCGGCAAACATAAAGGAAAATTCCAGTGGTTCGGTAATCCCAGTCACAAAGGCTGCAACAGAACCAGCAATCAGTAAGGAAGCAACCGATGCCCGGTTTTCTGGACGAGCATTCTTATACATGGCTAAGGCGGCCCCAGGTAAACCAAACATCATAATCGGGAAGAAACCGGCTAGGTAGCGTCCTGTCACCCCAGGTTCTCCTTGACTGGACCAGAAATTACCAATGTCATTAATCCCAATGGTATCAAACCAAAAGACATTATTAACAGCATGGTGGAGTCCAAAGGGAATCATCAGTTTGTTAGTAATGCCGTAGATACCCGCTCCGATATCTCCTAAGTTAGCGATGCCGGTCCCAAAGGCTACTAAACCACCATAGACAGTGGGCCAAAGGAAGAGTAAGATAACCGCTAATACTGCTGACAAAGCAGCCGTTACAATAGGAACGGCTCGCTTACCACTGAAGAAACCTAGCCATTGGGGTAACTTAACATTGTGGAAACGGTTATACATTTCTCCAGCAAGAACCCCGGAAATAATTCCTATGAAGACATTATTAATGGCCTTAAAGGCTGGGTTAACTTGGTCGATGGCTTGGCCGGTGATTCCACTTAAAATTTCCGGACTTAATAAGGTGGTGATCATTAAGAAAGAAACCGCCCCACTCAAGGCAGCTGCCCCGTTATTATCTTCAGCAATCCCCATGGAAATTCCCAAAGCAAACAGTAGAGGCAAGTTATTAATCACGACTAAACCTGCTTGAACTAGGAAAGTCGCTAAAACGTTCGAACTTCCTTGTAAGGCATTAGCATCGATGGCATAGCCAGTTCCCATAAATAAAGAGGCCACTACCAATACGGAAACAGGCAGCATCAGGGACCGGCCGATTTTTTGTAAGTAATCTAACATATGAAATCTCTTTTCTCTCTAGTATTCAATAATTAACGTCTCAAGGACTGAGCCATTTTGAAATAGGTGTGGCGCTTACCACGGATAGCAATGCTTAAGGCCATAATATTTTCGGGGTCTGGCATTCGTCCATAGCTCCCATCACCAATATGATGAATATCCGCCCCAACCTGCTTATTATTTAAGGCAAAGGAGCGAATGGTATCTGGACTAGCACTTTCTTGGCTGGTGCCAATAGTTGCCATCACTAAGCCATCTTGGGCTTGGACTGCTTGGCAAGCTTGATGAGCTTCTTCTAGTAATACTCCAGGCACTGTGCCGACACTAGGCATCAAGACCCCGTCCGCACCTGCTTCAATAAATTGCCTAAATAAGCTAGCATCAATCAAAGTTTCTCGTTTACCGGCACCATGCATTTTCCCCGCTAAGATTAAACCAGAATAAGCTTGCCGGCCCGCTGCTAGGGCAGCTAAGATATCGGCATTAGTCACACCCGTCGAGGGATTAGCGGTTACCATGACAAAATCCACGCCTAAGTCTTCTGCCGTGGCGAAAGCTTTGGAGCTCGCCCGTCTTCCTGGACTAATTTCAACCTTTTCATCGAGGACCTGACTGTCAGCAGATACGGGTTCCAGGTTGATGCCAATGGGACGCCCGGTAAGTTCTTTAATGGCTTCAATCACAGGCTGCTTGCTTTCAAACCCCTTAATTTTGGGGTGAAAGACATCCAATTCATTCAAACAGATGAGGTCTGCCCCAAAAGCCGTCATCACTTCGGCGTTGGTTACCCCCTCAATTAAAGGAGCAGCGGTTACCACCGTTTCAGCCATAATAATCCGGCCTTCACTGGCTTGAATACTTTTTTTGAGCTCATCCTTAGTAAAGTTTTTAACTTCACTGGGAAAAGCACTTATCAAACGTTTCATAAATCGACTTCCCACCTATCTAAGAAAAATCTGAATTACCTGCAGCATTTATAATAATTGAAAAAAGTAAGCATCTCAATATCTTTTTAGTTAATAATAAAAAGCGTGTGACAGTCACAAAAAGGAGCTTCGTCCTGTCACTGAAAGAGATTTGGATTAGAGTGTAAACAAAAAAGAATGGAAGTTTCATCCATCCTTTCAAAAATTTTAACGATTATCGGGTGAATATTTCTCTTCGATGCCACTAAACCAATAAGAGAAGATAACCCCCGCCACAAACATTACTATGGCCAAAATTAAAGTTGTCATAAAACTCAAGCCTGTTTCCATTAACCCTTCTGGAGTAAAAGCTGGAAAGACCACGGTCGGAAAGATAGCTAAAGAAGAACCGATCACAGTTCCTAAAATAAAGTGGTACATTTTGGCATAGTAGTGGTCAAAAAGCCAGTTAGCTACTTTGGCTAGGGCCAAGACACAGAGAATAGCACCAAGGCCTAGAGGAATAATGACGCCCATGTTTAAATGAGATATTCCCGCTGACATCTTTTCGTATAAGCCAAAGTAAATCAAGAAATTACTTGGGCTCATGCCTGGGACAATCACGCCTAAACCGATCAAGGCCCCAGAAAATAACCAAACCCCAAAACTAGGTGTTAAGTGAGAAAAATGTTGGCCACCAAAGACCATTAAGGCAAATAAGGCCAAGGCAGTCAGACCCATGACCAGGTAATCGGCTGTGCTTCGCCCTTCTTGCCCGGCTTGTTTAAAGAGAGATGGAAAAGTTCCTACCACAAAACCGATAAAGAGGCAGGTAAAGAGGGCCTCATAAGAACCAAAGGCCTTCATAACGAAGAAGGAAAAGAGAATAATCCCAATGACAAAACCGATACCTACTGGGATAAAGTAACGGACATTTTGCCAAAATTTATGGGTAATATTGCCTAAGAAATTCAGTAATTTGTCATAAATACCAAAAATTACTGCTAGAACCCCACCAGATAAGCCTGGTAAGATTCCCCCAATACCGACAAAAGCTCCCTTGACCAAGCGTAACCACCAGTCCTTTGAAAAGACTTTGTCTTCATTTTCAATGTCATTATTATGTGAATCAGTCATTAAAATGCCTCCAAATTAATCATTAATTTCACCATTATAACCGAAATTCAGCCGTATAGGCCGTTTTTCGGTAAAATTAAACTTTCTTTAAAGAGTGGCCCGATTCGCCCAACTAAGATTTACTCTGCCCGTAAGGCTTCGACCGAGTCAAGTTTGGAAGCCCGGTTGGCGGGTAGGAGACCAGAAATAGTAGCAATCACCACAGCAATAGCCAAGCCGATAAGTAGGAATTGCCAAGTAATATCTAACATGGAGACTTGGAAGAGCTGATTTAAGACCTGGTTAGCTAAAGCAGCAAAGGCAATGGCCAGTCCTCCCCCTAAAAGTCCGGAGAAAAGACCGATCAAGAAGGATTCAGAAATAAAGATACGGCGAATATCCTTACGCCGTCCTCCAATAGCCTTAATGACCCCAATTTCTTGGGTTCGTTCCACGACACTAATATAAAGAACGGTTAAAATCATGATCGCAGAAACCAGTAAGGAAATACCGGCCACACCGATAAGGACAAAGGTGAAGATATCAATCATTTCCGTAAAGGTTTTGACCAAACTTTCGGTGGCCGAGCCCCGATAGCCCATATCCGCGATGCTCTCCTTGATTTGTGGGGTCAGACTCTCATCTTCTGCCAATAAATACACCACATTGGGCTTGAGGTCAATGTCTTGGTCAGCTGCTAACGTTTCTAAGTCATCATAGTTTAAATAAACGGTGTCAAAGATAGCCGCTGATCCCATAGTCTCGTCAGCCTGGTAAATGCCAGAAATAGTAAAATCTGCTTTGAGATCTTTTGTTTCAAAGTCAACTTGAGGCTCAGCTTTTGACCGATTGCTGACTGACCAGTATCTTCAGCCAACTTATCGGCAATCCCACGACTAACTAAGATTTCTCCCTGTTCGGGTAAATGGCCTTCAGGCAGGTTAGCGGGAGTGATTAATGACGAAATCGTCTGTAAGTTCATGAAGGGGTAGGTCGGATCCTCTTTTTTGAGGTAATCGGTCCCTAAAGAGAAATTGGTATAGCCAACTTCAAGGGCTTCTACCCCCGATATCGCCCCAAGTTCTTCAATATTTTCCTGCTCGAAGGCCGGATCTTGAAAATCGGGGCTGATAGTGGTTTGGGGAAGATTTTGTCCCTCTTTTGACCGGTTGCGCTCTTCCGTGGCTTGCATTTCTGGATTATTCATAGGCATGCGGACTTCAGTCACCTGGGGATTGACCTGGCTTTCCATGGTATCCGTCAAATAATTATTGACCCCCGACCCTAAAGCTAACATCAAAATAATACTCATAATTCCTACTGAAAAGCCAAAGGCAATCAAGAGATTACGCGACCACTTAGCCCGCATATTTTTTAAGGCCAGTTGGATAGCTGACCAGAAAGAAAAGGCATTGGAAGAGGCTTTCTCCACTTGGGGAAGCTGGCGCATGCCTTGATAGTTGGCCAGTGCTCTTTGATTTTCATTAACCCTTTCATCGGCAACGATTTCGCCGTCGCCAATCCTGACTAAACGGCTAGCGATCCCAGCCACTGCTTGGGAATGGGTGACAATAAGGACTAATTTTCCTGAAGCAGCGATTTCCTTAAAAATATCTAAGACGGCGTCAGCTGTCTGTGAATCCAAGGCTCCGGTCGGCTCATCAGCGATAATAATTTCTGGATTATTGACTAGGGCTCGGGCAATAGCCACCCTTTGCTTTTGCCCACCCGATAACTGGTTGGGCCGCTTATGGACTTGTTGACCGAGACCTAGTTGCTCAAGGACAGCCCGGGCTTGTTTTTCCCGTTTGCCTTTAGAAATATTGGATAAATTCATCGCTAGGGCCACATTTTCTAAGACCGAAAGATGGGAAATTAAGTTAAAGTTTTGAAAAACAAAGCCAATCTTATCCTTATGATAATTAACTAAGTCGCGCTCCTTGAAGTCAGCGATGTTCTCCCCTTCAACTCGAATTTCTCCAGTAAAATCAGTATCTAAACCACCAATTAAGTTCATGAGGGTAGATTTACCGCTTCCTGATTCACCAACAATGGCGACTAATTCTCCAGCTTCAAAATCCAAGTTAATATCCTTTAAGGCCTGGAATCGGTCGCCATTAGCCAGGGAATAGTATTTATTCACGGCATTTAAGCTTAATATTGCCATATGCTTACTCCTTACTTTTACTTGCTTTTTATTAGGAAAGCATTGACTAAGACAGTCTCTTAGTCAGTTACTTCATTGAGTGAGGACTCACTTTTAACTCAAGTACAGTAACACTAAGTCCTCCAGAGCGCAAACAATATGACAATAATCAGACCTTGCTGGCAATAATAGGCTTTAGCAACACAGGCCCCTGACAATAAAAGCTTCAATATAAGACAAGGCTTGAGCAAAATCTTCCTGACTCCCACTCTCGAATTGAACCCACTGGAAGGATAAAATCGGTGAAATCATGAGCCGAACAATCAGGGCATTGGGCCAGTTATTCAGTTCTCCCTTGTCCTTAAAATACTCTAGAATGTTAAAAAAGCCCATCTTCAAATGTAGCGGAATCAATTCAGCCAAACGCTTTAAGAAATTTTCCCGGTAAAGCATCTCTTGGGCAAATATCTTCATCACCTTATAGTGGTCAGAATCCTCTTGGAAACAATTGGCTAGAATATGGTGGACAAAGTCTTGGAAAATCCACTTGTCATCTTTAATCCGTTCTAAGTCAAATTCTTGGGCATATTTTTCCTTAGACATTTCAGCAATGATGGGTAAGATACAAGCGAAGAGTAAGTTTTGTTTGCTCCCAAAGTGTTTGAAGAGCGTTCCTTCCCCTACGCCGGCCCGACCAGCGATTTCTTTCGTCGAAGTATTGCTGTAGCCGTAATCGGCAAATAAATCAATACTTGCTTGGAGGATAGCATGCTGGCGCGGGGTCAAGGTTTCCTGACGCGAAAATTTTCCTACAAAGTTTTTGATATATGCATCCATCAACAAGTCCTCAATCTTTTTAAATTATAGTAATGCTTTTATTATATCAAAACCTTCACTAGTTAATAAATAAATTAAAATATTTTTAAGTTAAATATAAACAATATTAGTTCCCCATATTCTTATCGCTAAACCAGTCCACAAAAAAGAGGCAAGACCTTGGTCCCACCTCTTCTAGAGTCTAAAATAATGTGTATATTAGCGGGCACCGCCGCCTCCGCCTCCGCCGAAGGCTCCGCCCCCGCCACCGAAACTCGAAAAGCCACCGCCACCACTGGACATGGCTGAAGTCATTTCTGGAGCTAGGGATTGGCTATAAGAACGGTTCATGGCATTAGCAATATAGTAATACTGCCAGAAATTAATATCATTAGCCCCGCTATACACCGATTGTTTTTCAAAATCAGGATAGAGACTGGTAAATTCTTTGGCAACTTCTTCAGCAATTCCTAAAACCGCTGCATAAATTAATAAGCGATCCCAAAGTGCCACTTCTTGGGCACCACGTTCATTTAATAAGGAGAAATCCTTAAGATAGTTGTAGAATTTGACCCAATTATCTCTTAATTGGTGGCCTTTATCGGTAAAGGGATAAGTCACCTGGCTATCCGCTAAGTAGCGCTGGTCTTGGTCTTCCTTAGCCTTGGCATAGGTCTTATTTTGAATAAAGTCCCCTGCCAGCAAGTAGTTTTTACTATAAGAGCGGTAAGATATGGAGACGCCTTTTAGTCGATCCGTACGGCTTTGACAATATTTTTTGAAGTCTTTTTCTGAAAATTGACCCTTGTCATCCGCAACTTCATTAAAGATCCGCCACCAGTCCTTAATCGGCTCTAGATCTGGAGCTTGATAAGCAGAATTTACCATAAAGTAATGCTTATCCTTCAACAGACCCGCTTCGCCCCCTAACTTGAGACCACCTTCTTTAACTAAGTAAAGGATGGTACCAGTTAAATAGTTGCTATCGAGGTCATCAATGGCCAGTTGGTCCAAAATGAAGTAATCCGAATAAATATTATCAGCGGGCAGGTCCCGGTAATACTGACCGTCTAATTCCTGACTTCTCCGTTCAAGAGAAGGATACCATTTCTTCAGGGCTCGGTTCCTCTTGATGGCCTGACGCACTCCGGCTAGGATACCGACTACACCAAGGCCGCCAAGCCCTACCAAGCCCCACTTGACCGCCTTTGGCATCCGCTCACCCGGCATGGAGGTAATGTCTTCAACTGAAGCATTACTATCATAGTCTTCCCAATTATAGTCGGACCCTTCAAAGGCTTCCTTGACATAATCATCAAAGGCCTTATCCGAAGTCCACTGGGTCGGATAGGTCCCTTGAGGAATACGAACTAAGAGAATACCGCTCCCAGAGCTAGGTAGGGTATCTTTGGATTCAGCCACGACTTTTCCATCTTCAATATGGACTTGGCCACGAAAACCAAAACCCCACACCCTGTTATTTTCCAGGTTAAAATCTTCCTTTTCAGAAGCAATGGTCATCCGGATAGCTTCTGGGCTGTCGGCCAAATTATCGGAAATAAAGCGCCAATAGATCATTTGATTAGTATCTGTTTGCATCACAAAGTTAGAGATCCGGTAGGACACCTGGTAAGTGTGACGACCATAGTCAGAAATCCCCCAGTTGAGCTCACTATTTTCATTGCGCCCAAATTGATAGGCCTTGGCAGCAAAAGAAGCATCCACATCCCAAGACTTTTGTGGGCTAAAGGGCTGACCATCCATGCTGACCTGGTAGTCAGTTAATTCTTGGGCATCCGTCAAGACCAAGGGCTTATAAATTTCAGTTCCTTCATGGGTGGTAATGTCCCAGTGCTCAGTAATTTTGGCCGACCCGTCTTCCTGGAGGACAGTATCCACCGTGATGGAATGAATATCCTGGTCAACCGCTAAGACAGGCTCCTGATCTGATCGAATCAGATCAAAGGAAAAGATAAGGGTCAGCAAGAGGGCAAGTTTTAGCAGTGGAGAGAATAGGCGCCTGACTACCATTGAGGCATCTCCTGTTTTTCCTCACTACCACGGAAGTATTCTTCAGGATAGAAGCCGGTCATCCCTGCAACTAAGGAATTAGGGAAGGTTTTAATGGTGCGGTTATATTTGGTTACCGTGTCATTAAAAATCATCCGAGCTTGACGGACATTGTTTTCATAGTTATTCACACTGTCCATAGTGATTTGGTAGACAGAGGCAGCCTTCAATTCAGGATATTGTTCGACCACGACGTCAATTGACCGCATCGCCTTTTGGAAGAGGTCTTGGTCATGTTCCACTTCTTCAACCGTGGCATCAGGATTGATTTTTTGCCGGTTTTTCACCACATTAATCAAGGTATCCGCCTCATGGCTTTGGTAGTTCTTGGTAGCTTGGATCAAATTCGTCAAAGCGTCCCAACGTGATTCCACTTGAGCAGCAATTTGCCCCATGGAATTATCTATCATTTCCTTGGATTGGATCATGCGGTTATAAGCCCCGATCCCCCAAACGACGATTAGGACGATTAGAACAAGAATAACAACAAATACAAGTGTGATAATCATTAGATTTCCTCCCTTATTAACGGCTATATGCCTAAAAAGTAATTAATTCTGCCCTTATTTTACCCTAAGTGGTCCAGGAATCCTAGCTAGATCCTAGTTCCTAATGGGATCAAGGGACAAAAGATAGCAAATCTGGTTTCTGACTTGAAAGCGGATATTATAGCCCCCGTAAAGCATCCCATATTCACGATCTTCTTGCCTTTGGTAAGCAGGCCTGGGATCAGCGGCTAAGACCTCAGTAATCCCCGCTCTTTCCGATTGAGAAACTTGGTCCGCCAAGTCTTCGGGCCAGTGAACTTGTAGGGTATTAAAGGCCACCTGGTCAATAAAACCGGATTGCCCGTCATTTAGCGCATCTGATTCACTAGAATAGGGTTTAATATCATAAATTGGGGTCCCGTCTACCATGTCGATTCCCGACACAATTAACTTGGGGCCCTCGGGACTATCACTTTCTAAAGCTTCCAATTTTACGGCTGACAAGGCTAAACGATTAGGACGAAATGGCGACCGCGAGGCAAAGACGCCCACTCGCTGGTTGCCTCCTAAACGTGGCGGGCGGACAGTCGCTTTAAAATTAGCACTCTCCTTGACTTGAGAAAATCCCCAAATTAACCAGAGATAGGTAAAGTCTTCAATCCCTTTAAAGGCCTCCAACTGACGGTATTCCTTTTCAAAGATAATTTCCCCATAGGAATGTTCGGCCTTAACTCCTTGGCGTGGAATGCCAAACTTTTCCTTAAAGGGAGTATGGATATGGGCTATAGGATGAATTTCCATCGGATGACCTGCCTCCTTCTTATCCTATTATTTATTAGCAATTCTCTTAATACTTATCAAAACAGGCCCTGACTCGATCAGCAAAGCGGTCAGGTTCATCAAGATAAGGGCTATGACCGCAATCTTTCAGCAGGTAAAAGTCCTTATCCGGAGCGGCTATGGACTGATAATAGTTAAAGACCTGACTAAAAGGCGCGGTCCAGTCTCTTCCCCCAGAAATAAAGTAAACCGGCACCTGGTAACTATCCCCTTGGGCCAATTTAAATTGATTGGAAACAATCATCAAGGGGGCTTGGATAGCAATATAATGCGACAAATGAAAGAGAAAAAGACCATACCATTTTAAATCCATCCAAGAAAAATCAGGCGCAGTCAAGGCAAGCCAGGTCCCTTTTAAGGCGTCTGTCAAAGGGTTACCCGGTAAATATTTTCCCGCTACTTGTTCTATGGTTAAATAGTCTTGAGCAGGAATCAGACGGTGGTTGAGTTGGTCGTCACTAGCCTGTTTTAAAGAGCGAATTTCCAGTAAACCGTCCATATCACCTGCCGATCGAGCAGCGGTTTCCGCCTGGTCGAGCAGACTTCTCTGTGAAGCAATGATATCAACAATCTGGCTCACTCCCAGATAGGCCTTGACCTTATGGGGATAAGTCTTAATATAGAGGCTGCTCAATTGACTCCCCCAAGAGTGGCCGATAATAAAGATTTTCTCTTGCTTAAAACGCGCCCTTAAATAATCCACGACCTCATCCATATCATCGATGACTTGGGCCAGGGTCATCCCTGAGACTTGCCCTTGGTTTAAGTAATAAGTCCGTCCCGCTCCCCGCTGACTCCAATAAGCAAAGGTATAATCAGCTTCAAGGGCAGGTTGATAGACATAGGTCAAGAAAGGATTAGCCACTCCTGGGCCTCCGTGGACCCATAAAACTACTGGATTAGTCCTTTGATTACCTCTTAATTGCAAGGCCTGTTGGATGCCACCCGCTTGAATGATGACATTTTCTTGGACTCCTCGGGGAGATCTTATTCGACTTTGACGGGCATGCTTCTTCCTCTGCAGCAGGATAGCTAAACTACTCAATCCCAAGAGCCCAATACTGGCCTTGAGGAAACCTTTAAAATTCTGTTTCATGGTCGCTCCTTTCCTCTTCTGTTATTTGCTCAATTATAACACGATTTATTGGCCAACCTGCCCGTCAGCTAGGATTTTGATTGGATAAATGCCCCGCGTTCTAAGGGAAAAATTTATTTTTCAGCAAGGTTACAGATAACTTATTATTTGATTAAATATTAGCCAAAGTTTTTTATTTGTCTTTGAGATTTGCTATACTTAATGCAATTCGTAAAAGCGCTATGAAAGGAGTCCTCTGATGAAATTACAAAAGTTCTCACTGATAAGCCTATCTCTATTAACTACTGGTCTCCTCCTCAGCTCTTGTCAAAACCAAGCCAATGAGGCAGCCAGTGCTCAAGCTCAAAACGAAAGTCAGTCTCAAGCCCATACGATTAAAGAAGATGCCGATAAAGAAGCTAGTCAGCACAATCTGGAAAATCCCGCGGATAGTACCAAGCAAGAAAATATTGACAAAGATGCCAACTACCAAGTCAATCAAACGATTCCAATCTTCTGCCCTGACGATCCAGAAAAATTAATTGCCGAATTGAAAATAACGCAAGTGTCAAATACTGTCAACGCCCTGCCTCAAGACATGGTTGAAGATCCTAACTACGATCACAAGACCCTAGCCACAATTGAAATTGAATATAAGAATATCGCTTCCCAGGATGCCATGGCCATTGGACCAGAAAACTTCACGATCACGGACCAAAATGGTAATCAATTAGAAGCCATCGACCGAGTAGATGGAGACAAATCCGTAGACCAAGGCCAAATTGCTCGCTCACAATTCTTTGTCAAGTATGACCCTAGTCAGGCTTTTGACCAAATTACCATGGACCTTCACACCCTTAATGCCCAAGAGCCCATTGCTCGTATCCATGCCAAGGTTAGTCACGATTAATAGCTAGACGATCAGCTCACGATTAAATAATAGCAAAAGTGCATCAGACAGCCTTTGAAGCATCGTCTGATGCACTTTTTGTCATGTATGCGGTCTTTTATCACTAAAGCCTATGTCTTCTCTCTAAAAACGTGCTAAGCTATGATTAATTATAGATAAAGTTCTGCTTTAGAAAGGACGTTTGATGATGGATTATTTACAATTAATTGAAGATTTAACCAATGCTAAGGGGATGTCCGGCTTCGAAGATGAGGTCATTGAGGTCATTAATAAACACAAGGGAAATTATACCTTGCAAGTGGATAATTTAAAAAACTGCTACCTTAACCTGGACCAGGTCGATCCCACTAAGCCTACCGTCATGCTAGACTCCCACCTGGATGAAGTGGGTCTCATGGTGAAAGCCATTGACAAGGATGGTCTCATCCTCATTCAAACCATTGGCGGTTGGGTTCCTTCTAATTTAACCGCCCAAGTCTTCTATATCCGTAATCGTGAAGGAAAATATTACAAGGGGATTTCAGCCACCAAGCCCATTCACTTTATGACCCCTGAAGAACGGGAGAAAAAAATCGCCATTAGCGATATTAAGATCGACATGGGCGCTACTTCTAGAGAACAAGTCGTCAATGACTTGGAAATTGAAATCGGTCAACCGATCGTCCCAGCTACTAAGTTCTCTTATAATGAAGTCACCCGAACCATCCTGGCCAAGGCCTTCGATAACCGGATTGGAACCGCCTGTGCTGTTGCCATTATGCGTGACTTAGCGGATGAAGTGGGCGATTTTCCCTTTAACCTCGTCGCTGCCCCTGCTGCCCAAGAAGAAGTGGGCACTCGAGGCGCCTCGCTAACGGTTAAACGGGTGCAACCTCATATCGCGATTATTCTGGAAGGGACACCTGCCGATGACTTTACCAATGCAAAAGAGCTCTTACAAGGGCAACTCGGCCAGGGACCACAAATCCGTCATCGTGACAATTCCTATGTAGCCAATACCCAATTAATTGACCTCTTTAAGCAAGCTGCAAAAGCTGAGAATATCCCTAGTCAACATGCTGTCCGCGAAGGTGGCGGTACCAATGCTGGTCCTATTCACCTGGGGAATCTAGGAACACCTTGTGCCACAATCGGTATTCCCAGTCGCTACGCCCATACCAATGCCTGCTTCTGTTCCTATGATGATTTCTTAAATACGATCCACCTGGTTAAAACTTTCCTCCGCCGCCTAACGCTCGAAGATATCCAACAATTTGACCTGAAGACCTATTAAAAACAAATAACGAATTTTCTTGAAAAGGGTCTATGTTTTGAATAGCATAGGCCCTTTTGTAGTGATTTTAGAATATGCCCTTTATCTTATCAAAAAGACCTCTGTTAGGGCTGCCTTACCGTTGAATTGTATGTACAAATTATATTTATTGTTGCATTATTTATATTTTAAAAATGAAATAATTAGCCATTTAGAAGTCTTTAAGTTGGAAAACGCTTTTATTTTTATTTAAAATATAATTAAGCATAAGTAAAGTATGAATTGTGCGAATTATATCACTGTAATTGGATGTCTTAAGAAAGGGTGTATCATAATGACTAAGCGTTTTGTCTATGATGTATTTTCTACAAATGATCAAGCCCGTGCTGCGATTAGTGACTTGATCAGTAAGGGTGTTCCTCGTTCTGCTGTCGTTTTAGTATCCAATGCCCCAATTGACCAAGAATATGGTTCAGAGGTTGACGTGGTCACTTCTGATGAATTAATTGAAGGTGAAGAAAGAAGTTGGTGGGACAATGTCTTAGGTTTCTTCTCTGACGACGAAGAAGACGCAAGAAATGACGATATCGACTACAAGGGCTATGAAGCTTCCTTGAACCGTGGCGATATCTTAGTCCTCATCGACCAAGAATATGAAGGCGCAGTAAGCAACCTCGAACGTTCCCCTTACACCACTGGCCCTGAAGCAAGTGAAGAAGCTACTGGCTATGCTGCCGCTGGTGTGGCAGGCGCAAGTGCTGGTGCGGTTGAACCTGAATACGAAAAAGAAGCTGTTCATACTGATACCCAAAGACCAGTCAGTGAGGCAAGCTCCCGTCAAGAAACTCCTCCAAGCGCTGCTAAAACAGCTGATAACGATACCGAAAGAATCCGTCTCCACGAAGAACAAGTTGACGTTCAAAAACACAAAAAAGACCTTGGTGAAGTTCAAGTGTCTAAGAATGTCGTTGAAGACACCAAGACGGTAGAAGTGCCCGTTCAACGGGAAGAAATTCATATTAAGAAAGTAACCCCTAGTGAGGCGAAGTGGATGACAATGCCTTTGAAGAAG
This genomic stretch from Aerococcus mictus harbors:
- a CDS encoding DUF2207 family protein, with the protein product MVVRRLFSPLLKLALLLTLIFSFDLIRSDQEPVLAVDQDIHSITVDTVLQEDGSAKITEHWDITTHEGTEIYKPLVLTDAQELTDYQVSMDGQPFSPQKSWDVDASFAAKAYQFGRNENSELNWGISDYGRHTYQVSYRISNFVMQTDTNQMIYWRFISDNLADSPEAIRMTIASEKEDFNLENNRVWGFGFRGQVHIEDGKVVAESKDTLPSSGSGILLVRIPQGTYPTQWTSDKAFDDYVKEAFEGSDYNWEDYDSNASVEDITSMPGERMPKAVKWGLVGLGGLGVVGILAGVRQAIKRNRALKKWYPSLERRSQELDGQYYRDLPADNIYSDYFILDQLAIDDLDSNYLTGTILYLVKEGGLKLGGEAGLLKDKHYFMVNSAYQAPDLEPIKDWWRIFNEVADDKGQFSEKDFKKYCQSRTDRLKGVSISYRSYSKNYLLAGDFIQNKTYAKAKEDQDQRYLADSQVTYPFTDKGHQLRDNWVKFYNYLKDFSLLNERGAQEVALWDRLLIYAAVLGIAEEVAKEFTSLYPDFEKQSVYSGANDINFWQYYYIANAMNRSYSQSLAPEMTSAMSSGGGGFSSFGGGGGAFGGGGGGGAR
- a CDS encoding LemA family protein, with the protein product MIITLVFVVILVLIVLIVVWGIGAYNRMIQSKEMIDNSMGQIAAQVESRWDALTNLIQATKNYQSHEADTLINVVKNRQKINPDATVEEVEHDQDLFQKAMRSIDVVVEQYPELKAASVYQITMDSVNNYENNVRQARMIFNDTVTKYNRTIKTFPNSLVAGMTGFYPEEYFRGSEEKQEMPQW
- the tsaA gene encoding tRNA (N6-threonylcarbamoyladenosine(37)-N6)-methyltransferase TrmO; the encoded protein is MEIHPIAHIHTPFKEKFGIPRQGVKAEHSYGEIIFEKEYRQLEAFKGIEDFTYLWLIWGFSQVKESANFKATVRPPRLGGNQRVGVFASRSPFRPNRLALSAVKLEALESDSPEGPKLIVSGIDMVDGTPIYDIKPYSSESDALNDGQSGFIDQVAFNTLQVHWPEDLADQVSQSERAGITEVLAADPRPAYQRQEDREYGMLYGGYNIRFQVRNQICYLLSLDPIRN
- a CDS encoding alpha/beta fold hydrolase; its protein translation is MKQNFKGFLKASIGLLGLSSLAILLQRKKHARQSRIRSPRGVQENVIIQAGGIQQALQLRGNQRTNPVVLWVHGGPGVANPFLTYVYQPALEADYTFAYWSQRGAGRTYYLNQGQVSGMTLAQVIDDMDEVVDYLRARFKQEKIFIIGHSWGSQLSSLYIKTYPHKVKAYLGVSQIVDIIASQRSLLDQAETAARSAGDMDGLLEIRSLKQASDDQLNHRLIPAQDYLTIEQVAGKYLPGNPLTDALKGTWLALTAPDFSWMDLKWYGLFLFHLSHYIAIQAPLMIVSNQFKLAQGDSYQVPVYFISGGRDWTAPFSQVFNYYQSIAAPDKDFYLLKDCGHSPYLDEPDRFADRVRACFDKY
- a CDS encoding M42 family metallopeptidase, producing MDYLQLIEDLTNAKGMSGFEDEVIEVINKHKGNYTLQVDNLKNCYLNLDQVDPTKPTVMLDSHLDEVGLMVKAIDKDGLILIQTIGGWVPSNLTAQVFYIRNREGKYYKGISATKPIHFMTPEEREKKIAISDIKIDMGATSREQVVNDLEIEIGQPIVPATKFSYNEVTRTILAKAFDNRIGTACAVAIMRDLADEVGDFPFNLVAAPAAQEEVGTRGASLTVKRVQPHIAIILEGTPADDFTNAKELLQGQLGQGPQIRHRDNSYVANTQLIDLFKQAAKAENIPSQHAVREGGGTNAGPIHLGNLGTPCATIGIPSRYAHTNACFCSYDDFLNTIHLVKTFLRRLTLEDIQQFDLKTY